A single Chryseobacterium sp. DNA region contains:
- a CDS encoding helix-turn-helix transcriptional regulator, which produces MNSISVLHIDLFQAGRTASDFYFNTMKDHLVVGHRHIEKPHRHDFYAAVLFTGGTGVHEIDFQKHEVSTGSFFFLSPGQVHSWELSVDIEGYIFFCSQEFYEMHYVNQKLRNFPFFGSVSFPRKLQLDASELQKNITLFQELGKEYRSKNIMKEGFMLSLMSQVFINATRLFSKDFDTMASSAGLSYFKHYQEFESLVEQHFTEHKSISYYASSLGISPKHLNRITQTVVQKTATDVITERVVLEAKRMLMYLGESLVEVAFRLGYEEYSYFARVFRKNSGMTPTQFIKKYKA; this is translated from the coding sequence ATGAATTCTATTTCCGTTCTTCATATTGATCTTTTCCAGGCTGGAAGGACTGCTTCAGACTTTTATTTCAATACCATGAAAGATCACCTGGTTGTGGGACACCGGCATATAGAAAAACCGCACCGGCATGATTTTTATGCAGCTGTGCTTTTTACCGGAGGAACAGGTGTGCATGAGATCGATTTTCAAAAGCATGAGGTCTCTACAGGAAGTTTTTTCTTTTTATCCCCGGGACAGGTTCATAGCTGGGAACTTTCGGTGGATATTGAAGGATATATTTTCTTTTGTTCACAGGAGTTTTATGAGATGCATTATGTGAATCAAAAACTGAGGAACTTTCCATTTTTCGGTTCCGTATCATTTCCGAGGAAACTTCAGCTTGATGCCTCGGAGCTGCAGAAAAATATTACTTTATTTCAGGAACTGGGAAAAGAGTACCGGTCTAAAAATATTATGAAAGAAGGGTTTATGCTTTCCTTGATGTCTCAGGTCTTTATCAATGCAACAAGATTGTTTTCAAAGGATTTTGACACGATGGCTTCTTCAGCAGGACTTTCCTATTTTAAACATTATCAGGAGTTTGAAAGTCTGGTGGAACAGCATTTTACGGAGCATAAATCGATTTCTTATTATGCTTCCTCATTAGGAATTTCTCCTAAGCATTTGAACAGGATAACGCAGACTGTGGTTCAGAAAACGGCAACCGATGTGATTACAGAAAGAGTTGTTTTGGAAGCAAAGAGAATGCTGATGTACCTCGGCGAAAGCCTTGTTGAAGTCGCTTTTAGATTAGGCTACGAAGAATATTCCTACTTTGCAAGAGTCTTCCGGAAAAACTCCGGAATGACCCCTACGCAGTTTATAAAAAAATACAAGGCTTGA